In Holophagales bacterium, one DNA window encodes the following:
- a CDS encoding Hsp20/alpha crystallin family protein: MSTTLTRWTPTADPFRDRVNRMFDDFLRDLVPARNSEEMSGGRWLPAVDIKESPEALMLTVELPGLKKEEVSITLENQVLTIHGERKFEGETKDATYHRIERAYGSFMRSFTLPANIKTDRVDASFDSGLLTVTLPKVEEAKPRRIEIK; the protein is encoded by the coding sequence ATGAGCACGACCCTGACCCGCTGGACCCCGACCGCCGACCCGTTCCGCGATCGCGTCAACCGGATGTTCGACGACTTCCTGCGCGACCTGGTGCCGGCTCGCAACTCCGAGGAGATGTCGGGCGGCCGCTGGCTCCCCGCCGTCGACATCAAGGAGTCGCCGGAGGCCTTGATGCTGACGGTGGAGCTCCCCGGCCTGAAGAAGGAGGAGGTCTCGATCACCCTCGAGAACCAGGTGCTCACCATCCACGGCGAGCGCAAGTTCGAGGGCGAGACCAAGGACGCGACCTACCACCGGATCGAGCGCGCCTACGGCTCCTTCATGCGCTCCTTCACGCTGCCGGCCAACATCAAGACCGACCGCGTCGACGCTTCGTTCGACAGCGGACTGCTGACCGTGACGCTTCCCAAGGTCGAAGAGGCCAAACCGCGCCGGATCGAGATCAAGTAA
- a CDS encoding acyl-CoA thioesterase, whose amino-acid sequence MRPPSTGEEPPPRPDRTTLDVRFREVDAYGVVWHGHYVDWMEAARNRYAEAFGFRLVDELAQGYVAPVLELAVDYRKSARLGDRVAIDVRLAEDARRVVAFRYRVSRLPDGELLATGRTVQALVGPRGLLLGWPTRVHELLAAIRAYEETLPPW is encoded by the coding sequence TTGAGACCGCCGTCGACCGGCGAAGAGCCGCCCCCGCGTCCCGACCGCACGACGCTCGACGTGCGCTTTCGTGAGGTCGACGCCTACGGCGTGGTCTGGCACGGACACTACGTGGATTGGATGGAAGCGGCGCGCAACCGCTACGCGGAGGCGTTCGGTTTCCGGCTGGTCGACGAGCTCGCCCAGGGCTACGTCGCTCCGGTGCTCGAGCTCGCCGTCGACTACCGCAAGAGCGCTCGTCTCGGCGACCGCGTCGCCATCGACGTGCGGCTGGCCGAGGACGCGCGGCGGGTCGTGGCCTTCCGCTACCGGGTCTCTCGCCTTCCCGACGGCGAGCTGCTGGCGACCGGCCGCACCGTTCAGGCGCTCGTCGGCCCGCGGGGCCTGCTGCTCGGCTGGCCGACGCGCGTCCACGAGCTGCTCGCCGCGATCCGCGCCTACGAGGAGACGCTGCCTCCCTGGTGA
- a CDS encoding alpha/beta fold hydrolase, producing the protein MPAVAGLAARLPRLFTRAAFGALGSRDRRLTIGDFSLLVHDLGPRDAEPWVLLHGLAATAASWLPLVPRLRRTARLLLPELSEVGGTVGPRPALAVADGAEIVHELVARLFPGRAVTLGGTSLGGWTAIRLALAHPECVSRLVLLAPGGYRDQDWERAARAVRVAGPEDVPHTLAALFARPPWPLTRFPGPIAALYGTPAVRHLLGTLREEDAFGADDLARLTMPTALLWGEDDGIFDVSVGEAMARALPAGHLYRFSGAAHLPHWEASGEVAAALADFRARHPLSGVPPRRG; encoded by the coding sequence GTGCCTGCCGTCGCCGGGCTCGCCGCCCGCCTTCCCCGCCTCTTCACCCGAGCCGCCTTCGGCGCGCTGGGCTCGCGCGACCGACGGCTGACGATCGGCGACTTCTCGCTCCTCGTGCACGACCTCGGACCGCGCGACGCCGAGCCGTGGGTCCTCCTCCACGGCCTCGCCGCCACCGCGGCCTCCTGGCTGCCGCTCGTGCCGCGTCTCCGGCGGACCGCCCGCCTGCTGCTGCCCGAGCTTTCCGAGGTGGGCGGGACGGTCGGTCCGCGACCGGCCCTGGCAGTTGCCGACGGCGCCGAGATCGTCCACGAGCTCGTCGCCCGCCTCTTTCCCGGGCGAGCGGTGACTCTCGGCGGCACCAGCCTCGGCGGCTGGACGGCGATCCGGCTGGCCCTGGCGCATCCCGAATGCGTGTCCCGCCTCGTCTTGCTCGCCCCCGGCGGGTATCGCGACCAGGACTGGGAGCGCGCCGCCCGCGCCGTCCGCGTCGCGGGGCCGGAGGACGTCCCCCACACCCTGGCGGCGCTGTTCGCCCGCCCCCCCTGGCCGCTCACCCGCTTCCCCGGTCCGATCGCGGCGCTCTACGGCACCCCGGCCGTCCGCCATCTTCTGGGCACGCTGCGCGAAGAAGACGCCTTTGGTGCCGACGACCTCGCGCGACTCACGATGCCGACGGCCCTGCTCTGGGGCGAGGACGACGGCATCTTCGACGTGTCGGTCGGCGAGGCGATGGCGCGCGCACTGCCCGCCGGCCATCTCTATCGATTCTCCGGGGCCGCCCACCTGCCGCACTGGGAAGCGAGCGGTGAGGTGGCCGCCGCTCTCGCCGACTTCAGGGCGCGCCATCCGCTGTCCGGCGTCCCGCCTCGGCGCGGTTGA
- the rplU gene encoding 50S ribosomal protein L21, with protein MYAVIETGGKQYRVEPGAILDVEREVVPQESRVVFDRVLMIAGDGATRLGNPTLAGAQVRARLLGEVRGPKVRIFKHKRRKQYQRNAGHRQDYLRVKIEEIAL; from the coding sequence ATGTACGCTGTAATCGAAACTGGGGGCAAGCAATACCGCGTCGAGCCCGGCGCGATCCTCGATGTCGAGCGCGAGGTCGTGCCGCAGGAGTCGCGCGTGGTCTTCGACCGGGTTCTGATGATCGCCGGCGACGGGGCGACCCGCCTCGGCAACCCGACTCTCGCCGGCGCCCAGGTGCGGGCCCGCCTGCTCGGCGAGGTGCGCGGACCCAAGGTCCGGATCTTCAAGCACAAGCGCCGCAAGCAGTATCAGCGCAATGCCGGTCACCGGCAGGACTACCTGCGGGTCAAGATCGAGGAGATCGCCCTCTAA
- the rpmA gene encoding 50S ribosomal protein L27 → MAHKKGQGSTRNGRDSNAQRLGIKAFGGETVTGGSIIVRQRGTRFQPGRNVGQGKDDTLFAMVPGTVQFQDKGRQGKFVHILPQE, encoded by the coding sequence ATGGCTCATAAGAAAGGTCAAGGTTCCACTCGCAACGGGCGTGACTCGAACGCTCAGCGCCTCGGCATCAAGGCGTTCGGCGGCGAGACGGTCACCGGCGGTTCGATCATCGTCCGGCAGCGCGGCACCCGCTTCCAGCCGGGTCGCAACGTCGGCCAGGGCAAGGACGACACGCTGTTCGCGATGGTCCCGGGCACGGTCCAGTTCCAGGACAAGGGCCGCCAGGGTAAGTTCGTTCACATCCTCCCGCAGGAGTAG
- the obgE gene encoding GTPase ObgE codes for MIFLDEAALHVRAGRGGSGCVAFRREKFVPKGGPSGGDGGAGGSVHLVGHQRLNTLYHLQFQSIYPAERGQHGKGADRTGHSGADLEIPVPLGTQARDAETGELLGEIVTDGQRLTVAKGGRGGKGNAHFATATNRAPRFAQPGEEGEERRLRLELKLLADVGVVGLPNAGKSTLIGVVSAARPKIADYPFTTLIPQLGVVAEGPLETPFVIADLPGLIAGAAQGAGLGIQFLKHVERCRVLVHVVELSSDAEDGGDARADLETVERELAAFDPALLQRQRVLVASKADVALDSRRQALVRAAAEKGLPYLEISSATRAGIRELVGHLARCLATTTGPDASGGQ; via the coding sequence TTGATCTTCCTCGACGAAGCCGCTCTCCACGTCCGCGCTGGGCGTGGTGGCAGCGGCTGTGTCGCATTCCGGCGCGAGAAGTTCGTGCCGAAGGGTGGCCCCTCCGGCGGTGACGGTGGAGCCGGGGGCTCCGTGCACCTGGTCGGCCACCAGCGGCTCAACACTCTCTACCACCTGCAGTTCCAGTCGATCTACCCGGCCGAGCGCGGTCAGCACGGCAAGGGCGCCGATCGCACCGGGCACTCCGGGGCGGATCTCGAAATTCCGGTCCCTCTCGGCACCCAGGCGCGGGACGCCGAAACCGGCGAGCTCCTCGGCGAGATCGTCACCGACGGTCAGCGCCTGACGGTGGCCAAAGGGGGGCGCGGCGGCAAGGGCAACGCGCACTTCGCCACCGCCACCAACCGGGCGCCGCGCTTCGCCCAGCCGGGCGAAGAAGGGGAGGAGCGTCGACTGCGGCTGGAGCTCAAGCTGCTCGCCGACGTCGGGGTGGTCGGCCTGCCGAATGCCGGCAAATCGACGCTCATCGGCGTCGTCTCGGCGGCGCGTCCGAAGATCGCCGACTACCCGTTCACCACCCTCATCCCGCAGCTCGGGGTCGTCGCCGAAGGGCCGCTCGAGACGCCGTTCGTCATCGCCGACCTCCCGGGGCTGATCGCCGGCGCGGCGCAGGGGGCCGGCCTGGGGATCCAGTTCCTCAAGCATGTCGAGCGCTGTCGCGTGCTCGTCCACGTCGTCGAGCTGTCGAGCGACGCCGAGGACGGCGGCGATGCGCGCGCCGATCTCGAGACGGTCGAGCGCGAGCTCGCAGCCTTCGACCCGGCGCTGCTCCAGCGGCAGCGGGTGCTCGTCGCCAGCAAGGCGGACGTGGCGCTCGACTCGCGTCGCCAGGCGCTCGTTCGCGCCGCGGCGGAGAAGGGATTGCCGTACCTGGAGATCAGCTCGGCGACGCGCGCCGGCATCCGCGAGCTGGTCGGTCATCTCGCTCGCTGTCTCGCGACGACGACCGGGCCGGACGCGTCGGGCGGGCAATGA
- the nadD gene encoding nicotinate (nicotinamide) nucleotide adenylyltransferase has product MSGRQADRLPETLLRVGLLGGSFDPVHSGHVAFAQAARAALALDRVLFLPTAQPPHKPGRKFAPPLHRYVMVELALLGEEGLFASPVEWTPGRSAYTVETVERLAAEHPSWRLVLLIGADSFGDLPTWRRWTDLVAQVEIAVAVRPGWDLQSLRSAAPDELRTAVDVGRVHFLANSPVGLSSTELRSALERGEPLPPGSLPPRVLDYACKYNLYR; this is encoded by the coding sequence ATGAGCGGAAGACAGGCCGACCGGCTCCCCGAGACGCTGTTGCGGGTCGGTCTCCTGGGCGGGAGCTTCGATCCGGTCCACAGCGGCCACGTGGCGTTCGCCCAGGCGGCACGTGCCGCACTCGCGCTCGACCGGGTGCTGTTCCTTCCCACCGCGCAGCCGCCGCACAAGCCGGGTCGCAAGTTCGCCCCGCCGCTCCATCGCTACGTGATGGTCGAGTTGGCGTTGCTCGGCGAGGAGGGGCTCTTCGCCTCGCCGGTGGAATGGACGCCGGGACGGAGCGCCTACACCGTCGAGACGGTCGAGCGACTCGCCGCCGAGCATCCGAGCTGGCGGCTCGTGTTGCTCATCGGCGCCGACTCGTTCGGCGACCTGCCGACCTGGCGGCGCTGGACCGACCTCGTGGCGCAGGTCGAGATCGCCGTGGCGGTGCGTCCGGGCTGGGATCTGCAGAGCCTGCGCAGCGCCGCGCCCGACGAGCTTCGCACCGCGGTCGATGTCGGTCGCGTCCACTTTCTCGCCAACAGCCCCGTGGGCCTCTCCTCGACCGAGCTGCGCAGCGCGCTCGAACGCGGGGAGCCGCTGCCGCCGGGCTCACTTCCTCCGCGGGTGCTAGACTACGCATGCAAGTACAACCTCTATCGATGA
- the rsfS gene encoding ribosome silencing factor, which yields MSAGDRPILDTRDRVRYAVAAALDIKAVDLRVRHLAPVTDFVDYFVVCSATNERQAQAIADNVEERLREQGARPLHVEGYPHGQWILVDYGDLILHVFLEERRHYYALERLWADSPDVTAEFAA from the coding sequence ATGAGCGCCGGCGACCGTCCGATTCTCGACACCCGCGACCGAGTGCGGTACGCCGTCGCCGCGGCGCTCGACATCAAGGCCGTCGACCTGCGGGTGCGTCACCTCGCCCCGGTCACCGACTTCGTCGACTACTTCGTCGTCTGCAGTGCCACGAACGAGCGGCAGGCGCAGGCGATCGCCGACAACGTGGAAGAGCGATTGCGCGAGCAGGGTGCCCGGCCGCTGCACGTCGAGGGCTACCCGCACGGCCAGTGGATCCTGGTCGACTACGGCGACCTGATCCTCCACGTCTTCCTCGAGGAGCGGCGGCACTACTACGCGCTCGAGCGGCTCTGGGCCGACAGCCCGGACGTCACCGCCGAATTCGCCGCGTGA
- a CDS encoding sigma-54-dependent Fis family transcriptional regulator, which produces MSGRVDALDRLVAGSPSLAAQRSALLRAASSSAPVLILGQPGTGRTSLARALHAASPRGTKPLVEVDPAGIPAALFESELFGHRAGAFTGAVETRTGRVSAAERGSLLLDPIEELPLAVQPKLLRLLAEHLFAPLGGAERTADVRFLAVGPHDLVERVERGSFRRDLYHRLEVLRIELPALAERGADLPALAAAILGDLGERFGRPGLHLAATSLAWMTRYAWPGNLRELRNLLEREVVLADGTEIAPQAPVDARHAPPRALAVLEREAILRALAHTRGRQGEAAGLLGISRKALWAKRRRLGIP; this is translated from the coding sequence GTGAGCGGGCGCGTCGACGCGCTCGACCGTCTCGTCGCGGGCTCTCCGTCGCTGGCGGCGCAACGCTCGGCGTTGTTGCGCGCGGCGTCCTCTTCGGCTCCCGTTCTGATCCTCGGCCAGCCCGGAACCGGCCGCACCTCGCTCGCGCGCGCCCTGCACGCCGCGAGCCCGCGCGGCACGAAGCCGCTCGTCGAAGTCGACCCGGCCGGCATCCCGGCGGCGCTCTTCGAGAGCGAGCTCTTCGGTCATCGTGCCGGGGCCTTCACCGGTGCGGTCGAGACGCGCACCGGCCGGGTGTCCGCGGCCGAACGGGGATCGCTCCTCCTCGACCCGATCGAGGAGCTGCCGCTCGCCGTCCAACCGAAGCTGCTGCGGCTGCTCGCCGAGCATCTCTTCGCGCCGCTCGGCGGCGCCGAGCGCACGGCCGACGTGCGCTTCCTCGCGGTGGGGCCGCACGACCTGGTGGAGCGGGTGGAGCGCGGGAGCTTTCGCCGCGACCTTTATCACCGCCTGGAGGTGTTGCGCATCGAGCTGCCGGCGCTCGCCGAGCGAGGCGCCGATCTTCCGGCGCTCGCCGCGGCCATCCTCGGCGACCTCGGCGAGCGCTTCGGCCGCCCCGGCCTGCATCTCGCCGCGACCTCGCTCGCCTGGATGACCCGCTACGCCTGGCCGGGGAACCTGCGCGAGCTGCGCAACCTGCTCGAGCGCGAAGTCGTGCTCGCCGACGGCACCGAGATCGCCCCGCAGGCTCCGGTCGATGCGCGACATGCCCCGCCCCGAGCGCTCGCCGTGCTCGAACGCGAGGCGATCCTCCGTGCGCTCGCCCACACGCGCGGGCGCCAGGGCGAGGCCGCCGGGCTTCTCGGGATCAGCCGCAAGGCGCTCTGGGCCAAACGGCGCCGCCTGGGGATTCCATGA
- a CDS encoding DUF309 domain-containing protein, whose amino-acid sequence MTRRPPAAEPARPLHAVLSPEERRALFAEGIAHFDRGEHFEAHERFEEIWRSSRPEPRDLFQGLVLVAAGFHHLWVRRRPDVAQRVLRRAVFRLERCGGVGCGVDLDALLVALAAWDRHLDGESPEPATPFIPLGDPARFG is encoded by the coding sequence ATGACTCGCCGTCCGCCCGCTGCCGAACCCGCCCGTCCGCTTCATGCCGTTCTGAGCCCGGAGGAGCGCCGCGCGCTCTTCGCCGAAGGGATCGCCCACTTCGACCGTGGCGAGCACTTCGAGGCACACGAGCGGTTCGAGGAGATCTGGCGCTCGAGCCGACCCGAGCCGCGCGATCTCTTCCAGGGGCTGGTGCTGGTCGCCGCGGGGTTCCATCACCTGTGGGTGCGGCGGCGGCCGGACGTCGCCCAGCGCGTGCTACGCCGCGCGGTGTTTCGCCTCGAGCGCTGCGGCGGCGTGGGCTGCGGCGTCGATCTCGACGCCTTGCTCGTCGCGCTCGCCGCCTGGGATCGTCACCTCGACGGCGAGAGCCCGGAGCCAGCGACGCCGTTCATCCCCCTCGGGGACCCGGCGCGCTTCGGGTGA
- a CDS encoding alpha/beta fold hydrolase: MPSLALRDTHLHYEQRGGGEPLALLNGVLMTTASWGPMLPSLAERHEVLLHDFRGQLKSRWTTHRLSLDDHVEDFRALLDHLGIASCHLLGTSYGGEVGILFAARYPERVRSLAIVASVAHLEPDLAAKTAAWAEAAASGPRALFRTMLPDTYSPGFRELNPAMLAAAEERLAALPPEFFASFAELVAAFHRLDLRGELASVRCPTLVVAAELDTLKPPAYSREIAAGIAQARLAVVRRAGHAVVLERPDEVARLLLDFLSKIDAANVVSSSA; this comes from the coding sequence ATGCCCTCGCTCGCGCTCCGCGATACCCACCTCCACTACGAGCAGCGTGGCGGTGGGGAGCCGCTCGCACTGCTCAACGGCGTGCTGATGACGACGGCCTCGTGGGGACCCATGCTCCCGTCGCTCGCCGAGCGCCACGAGGTCCTGCTGCACGACTTCCGGGGGCAGTTGAAGAGTCGCTGGACGACGCATCGACTCTCGCTCGACGACCATGTCGAGGACTTCCGGGCACTGCTCGACCACCTCGGGATCGCGAGCTGCCACCTGCTCGGCACCTCCTACGGCGGGGAGGTCGGGATCCTCTTCGCGGCACGGTACCCCGAGCGGGTGCGGTCGCTTGCGATCGTCGCCTCGGTGGCCCACCTCGAGCCCGATCTCGCGGCGAAGACGGCGGCTTGGGCGGAGGCTGCCGCGAGCGGACCTCGCGCGCTCTTCCGCACGATGCTGCCCGACACCTATTCGCCCGGTTTCCGCGAGCTCAACCCGGCGATGCTCGCCGCGGCCGAGGAGCGACTCGCGGCGCTTCCGCCGGAGTTCTTCGCCTCGTTCGCCGAGCTCGTCGCGGCCTTCCACCGGCTCGACCTGCGCGGCGAGCTCGCGTCCGTTCGCTGCCCGACGCTCGTCGTCGCCGCCGAGCTCGACACGCTGAAGCCGCCCGCCTACAGCCGCGAGATCGCGGCGGGGATCGCGCAGGCACGCCTCGCGGTGGTTCGCCGCGCCGGGCACGCCGTCGTGCTCGAACGCCCGGACGAGGTGGCGCGACTCCTGCTCGATTTCCTCTCCAAGATCGACGCCGCCAACGTCGTTTCGTCGTCGGCCTAG
- a CDS encoding DUF3516 domain-containing protein: MLSPSDVDPSRGGSTAPRPTLASFLPGPEGCPPEEALDRFLGWTAAIGLEPYPAQEEALLELWAGRHVVLNTPTGSGKSLVALGLQFKGLCEGKVSFYTSPIKALASEKFFSLCDELGAERVGMLTGDAAINPEGKVLCCTAEVLANMALRSGPRLAAPYVVMDEFHYYSDADRGWAWQVPLLLLPETHFLLMSATLGDMTTIAEKLAARTGGEVARVTSGERPVPLDYEWRETPLQQTIEQLLGEGKAPIYIVNFTQRECAELAQALTSAQVSTREERERVRAAIGDTRLDTPYGREFRRFLSFGIGVHHAGLLPKYRLLVEQLAQQGLLKVICGTDTLGVGINVPIRTVLFTKLARFDGRKTVILSVRDFQQISGRAGRKGFDTRGSVVAQAPEDWIERKEAARKGKKYKAPSRSDARGDSRGQRAGRAGGRPGDKGEVSWTPETLERLISRTPETLRSRFRITHGMILNLLQRDAEENDPLRRNFASLREIIALSHEDDGSKRRLLSLAASLVRSLYRAGVLEVERDVQSGYCWVVVSRDLQWDFSLFHALSLFMVETLQYLEPQSESYVYDLLSLIEAVLEDPDIILRKQADRAKQAALAEMKADRISYEERMEKLEGISHPRPLADFLFAHFYAFQKAHPWVGGHEISPKSIGREMAEGYWGFAEYVKLYGLQRSEGVLLRYLSQLYKTLDLNVPSWAKTDAVWDALSYLRTLVQVTDSSLLEEWESLLHPELLLRRGVERERAVEALWIRELVESPTALAARVRAEMHLLLRALSAGEWEEAAARVRQSPDALWDADRLANALLPFLAEYGSLPFTPESRRHQWTKIERTAERHWRVRQTILDPRGDTFWAIDAEIDLSDPHAVEGPLLQLTAIGG, from the coding sequence ATGCTCTCTCCCTCCGACGTCGATCCCTCTCGCGGCGGCTCGACCGCTCCCCGTCCCACGCTCGCCTCGTTCCTCCCCGGGCCGGAGGGTTGTCCGCCGGAGGAGGCGCTCGACCGCTTCCTCGGGTGGACGGCGGCGATCGGCCTCGAGCCCTATCCGGCGCAGGAGGAGGCGCTCCTCGAGCTCTGGGCCGGGCGACACGTCGTGCTCAACACGCCGACCGGCTCGGGCAAGTCGCTCGTCGCGCTCGGGCTCCAGTTCAAGGGGCTCTGCGAGGGGAAGGTCTCGTTCTACACCAGCCCGATCAAGGCACTCGCCAGCGAGAAGTTCTTCTCGCTCTGCGACGAGCTCGGTGCCGAGCGCGTCGGCATGCTCACCGGCGACGCGGCGATCAACCCCGAGGGGAAGGTCCTCTGCTGCACCGCCGAGGTGCTCGCCAACATGGCGCTGCGCTCCGGCCCGCGGCTCGCCGCGCCGTACGTGGTGATGGACGAGTTCCACTACTACTCCGACGCCGACCGCGGCTGGGCCTGGCAGGTGCCGCTGCTGCTCCTGCCCGAAACGCACTTCCTGCTGATGTCGGCGACGCTCGGCGACATGACGACGATCGCCGAGAAGCTCGCCGCCCGCACCGGCGGCGAGGTGGCGCGCGTCACCTCCGGCGAGCGTCCGGTGCCGCTCGACTACGAATGGCGCGAGACGCCGCTGCAGCAGACCATCGAGCAGCTCCTCGGCGAGGGCAAGGCGCCGATCTACATCGTCAACTTCACCCAGCGCGAGTGCGCCGAGCTCGCCCAGGCGCTGACCAGCGCGCAGGTCTCGACGCGCGAGGAGCGCGAACGGGTACGCGCGGCGATCGGCGACACGCGCCTCGACACCCCCTACGGCCGCGAGTTCCGCCGTTTCCTCTCCTTCGGCATCGGCGTCCACCACGCCGGGCTGCTGCCGAAGTACCGGCTGCTCGTCGAACAGCTCGCCCAGCAGGGCCTGCTCAAGGTGATCTGCGGCACCGACACGCTCGGCGTCGGCATCAACGTGCCGATCCGCACGGTGCTCTTCACCAAGCTGGCACGCTTCGACGGCCGGAAGACGGTCATCCTCTCGGTGCGCGACTTCCAGCAGATCTCCGGGCGCGCCGGGCGCAAGGGGTTCGACACCCGGGGCAGCGTCGTCGCCCAGGCGCCGGAAGACTGGATCGAGCGCAAGGAGGCGGCGCGCAAGGGCAAGAAGTACAAGGCCCCGTCGCGCAGCGACGCACGCGGCGACTCGCGAGGCCAGCGAGCCGGCCGGGCGGGCGGCCGACCGGGAGACAAGGGCGAGGTCTCGTGGACCCCCGAGACGCTCGAGCGGCTGATCTCGCGGACGCCCGAGACGCTGCGCTCGCGCTTCCGCATCACCCACGGGATGATCCTCAACCTGCTGCAACGCGACGCCGAGGAGAACGATCCGCTGCGCCGCAACTTCGCCTCGCTGCGCGAGATCATCGCCCTCTCGCACGAGGACGACGGCAGCAAGCGGCGCCTGCTCTCGCTCGCCGCCTCGCTGGTGCGATCGCTCTACCGCGCCGGCGTCCTCGAAGTGGAGCGCGACGTGCAGAGCGGCTACTGCTGGGTCGTCGTGTCGCGCGACCTGCAGTGGGACTTCTCGCTCTTCCACGCGCTCTCGCTCTTCATGGTCGAGACGCTGCAGTACCTCGAGCCGCAGAGCGAGAGCTACGTCTACGATCTCCTCTCGCTGATCGAAGCGGTGCTCGAGGACCCCGACATCATCCTGCGCAAGCAGGCCGACCGCGCCAAGCAGGCGGCGCTCGCCGAGATGAAGGCGGATCGGATCTCGTACGAAGAGCGGATGGAGAAGCTCGAGGGGATCTCGCACCCCAGGCCCCTCGCCGATTTCCTCTTCGCCCACTTCTACGCCTTCCAGAAGGCGCACCCGTGGGTCGGCGGGCACGAGATCTCGCCCAAGTCGATCGGCCGCGAGATGGCCGAGGGCTACTGGGGATTCGCCGAGTACGTGAAGCTCTACGGCTTGCAGCGCAGCGAGGGCGTGCTGCTGCGCTACCTCTCGCAGCTCTACAAGACGCTCGATCTCAACGTCCCGTCGTGGGCCAAGACCGACGCCGTGTGGGACGCGCTCTCCTACCTGCGCACGCTCGTCCAGGTCACCGACTCGAGCCTGCTCGAGGAGTGGGAGAGCCTGCTCCACCCGGAGCTGCTGCTGCGCCGTGGCGTCGAGCGCGAGCGCGCCGTCGAGGCGCTGTGGATCCGCGAGCTCGTCGAGAGCCCGACCGCGCTCGCCGCGCGCGTGCGCGCCGAAATGCACCTGCTGCTGCGCGCCCTCTCGGCCGGCGAATGGGAGGAGGCCGCAGCGCGCGTCCGTCAGTCGCCCGACGCCCTGTGGGACGCCGACCGCCTCGCCAACGCCCTGCTCCCCTTCCTCGCCGAATACGGGAGCCTGCCGTTCACCCCCGAATCGCGGCGACACCAGTGGACCAAGATCGAGCGCACCGCCGAGCGCCACTGGCGCGTCCGCCAGACGATCCTCGACCCCCGCGGCGACACCTTCTGGGCGATCGACGCCGAGATCGACCTCTCCGACCCCCACGCCGTCGAAGGCCCGCTGCTGCAGCTCACGGCGATCGGAGGCTGA
- a CDS encoding permease — protein sequence MLTIARETWGFLLASSPYLLFGLALAGVVKALVPQAAIARLLGHDGFPGILRAAAVGIPLPVCSCGVVPLAVALRRQGASAPATMSFLITTPESGIDSILLSWGLLGPVMAVARPLASFASALLAGVFSRFAPAAPPHGTVAGPACGGDGCGCHAPPRSWTRRLVGETCELFDDLVFWMWIGIVTAGVLAALLPGDLAALGLGGGIGPMLLLLLVGIPLYVCASSSTPVAAALLLKGVSPGAALVFLLAGPATNAASLLLLHRNFGRRFIATYLAGIAVGALASGLALDALVEAYGWSITPGLASASGDGAPGAWALGAALLFVALSGWRLAAGAGRAGWRDLRANLAALTGSR from the coding sequence ATGCTGACGATCGCGCGCGAGACCTGGGGCTTCCTGCTCGCGTCGTCGCCCTACCTGCTCTTCGGTCTGGCGCTGGCCGGCGTGGTCAAGGCCCTGGTCCCGCAGGCGGCGATCGCCCGCCTGCTCGGCCACGACGGCTTCCCCGGCATCCTGCGCGCCGCGGCCGTCGGCATCCCGCTGCCGGTCTGCAGTTGCGGCGTCGTGCCTCTCGCCGTGGCGCTGCGCCGACAGGGGGCCTCGGCTCCGGCGACGATGTCGTTCCTCATCACCACGCCCGAATCGGGGATCGACTCGATCCTGCTCTCCTGGGGGCTGCTCGGACCGGTGATGGCGGTGGCGCGCCCGCTCGCCTCGTTCGCCAGTGCGCTGCTCGCCGGGGTCTTCTCGCGGTTCGCCCCGGCGGCGCCGCCGCACGGCACGGTCGCCGGACCCGCCTGCGGTGGCGACGGATGCGGCTGTCACGCACCGCCGCGGAGCTGGACACGACGACTCGTCGGCGAGACATGCGAGCTCTTCGACGATCTGGTCTTCTGGATGTGGATCGGCATCGTCACCGCCGGCGTGCTGGCCGCGCTGTTGCCGGGCGACCTCGCCGCCCTCGGTCTCGGCGGCGGCATCGGACCGATGCTGCTGCTCCTGCTCGTCGGCATCCCGCTCTACGTCTGCGCCTCGTCGAGCACACCGGTCGCCGCGGCGCTGCTGCTCAAGGGGGTGAGCCCCGGCGCGGCGCTCGTCTTCCTGCTCGCCGGCCCGGCGACCAACGCAGCCTCGCTGCTGCTGCTCCATCGCAACTTCGGCCGCCGCTTCATCGCGACCTACCTCGCCGGCATCGCCGTCGGCGCGCTGGCGAGCGGTCTCGCGCTCGACGCGCTGGTCGAGGCCTACGGATGGTCGATCACCCCCGGCCTGGCCTCCGCCTCCGGTGACGGGGCGCCCGGGGCGTGGGCCCTCGGCGCCGCGCTGCTCTTCGTCGCGCTCTCCGGGTGGCGGCTCGCCGCCGGCGCCGGCCGCGCTGGATGGCGCGACCTGCGCGCCAACCTCGCGGCGCTCACCGGCTCTCGCTGA